One stretch of Thalassovita sp. DNA includes these proteins:
- a CDS encoding sirohydrochlorin chelatase — MSKIGVMICGHGSRSQAAVDEFSVLAEKLPPLLPQDWMVEYGYLEFANPVIRDGLDRLREAGCEKILAVPGMLFAAMHSKNDIPTVLNTYATKHGIDVSYGRELGVDPKMVAAAGARIQDAVDQANAELGEVALHDTCLVVIGRGASDPDANANVSKIARLLQEGMGFGWLEVGYSGVTFPLVEPCLRHVTKLGYKRVIVFPYFLFTGILIDRIYGFTDKVAADHPEIDFVKAGYLNDHEHVLATFAERITEQVGAVPPPNCGTCLFRTQELALEEGKIVISAEDRAKAAEGTAHPALASVPPPTCVMCKYRVQVLGFEDEVGSVQESHHHHVEGQGASAPGSNVADCKLCDLFCTGECRLDMGHHHHGHDHGHDHHHHHEHGRSHDHEHGHHHHHHHHHDHDHVHAEYPHAKHPLGPESARRKR; from the coding sequence ATGAGCAAAATTGGAGTGATGATCTGCGGTCACGGCTCGCGTAGCCAGGCCGCAGTTGACGAATTTTCTGTCCTTGCCGAAAAACTGCCCCCCCTGCTGCCGCAGGACTGGATGGTGGAATACGGCTATCTGGAGTTTGCCAATCCGGTGATCCGCGACGGGCTGGACCGTCTGCGCGAAGCGGGCTGCGAAAAGATCCTGGCGGTGCCGGGGATGCTGTTTGCGGCGATGCATTCCAAAAATGACATCCCAACGGTGCTGAACACCTATGCCACCAAACACGGCATCGATGTGTCTTACGGCCGCGAACTGGGTGTCGACCCCAAGATGGTCGCCGCTGCAGGGGCCCGTATTCAGGACGCCGTGGATCAGGCCAACGCTGAACTGGGTGAGGTTGCCCTGCATGACACCTGTCTGGTGGTCATCGGCCGCGGTGCCTCGGACCCGGATGCCAACGCCAATGTCTCCAAGATCGCCCGCCTGCTGCAGGAGGGCATGGGCTTTGGCTGGCTGGAGGTCGGCTACTCCGGTGTGACCTTCCCGTTGGTGGAACCCTGCCTGCGCCATGTGACCAAGCTGGGCTACAAACGTGTCATCGTTTTCCCCTACTTCCTGTTCACCGGCATCCTGATCGACCGGATCTATGGCTTCACTGATAAGGTGGCCGCCGATCACCCTGAGATCGATTTTGTCAAAGCGGGTTATCTCAACGACCACGAACATGTTCTGGCCACTTTTGCCGAGCGTATCACCGAACAGGTGGGCGCGGTGCCGCCGCCGAACTGTGGCACCTGCCTGTTCCGCACCCAGGAACTGGCGCTGGAAGAGGGCAAAATCGTCATCTCCGCCGAGGACCGCGCCAAGGCTGCCGAAGGCACGGCGCATCCGGCGCTGGCCTCCGTGCCGCCGCCCACCTGCGTGATGTGCAAATACCGCGTGCAGGTGCTGGGCTTTGAGGATGAGGTCGGCTCGGTCCAGGAAAGCCACCACCACCACGTCGAAGGTCAGGGCGCCTCGGCGCCGGGGTCAAACGTGGCGGATTGTAAACTTTGCGATCTGTTCTGCACTGGGGAGTGTCGTCTCGATATGGGGCATCACCACCACGGGCATGATCACGGGCATGACCACCACCATCATCACGAACATGGTCGCAGCCACGATCACGAACATGGCCATCACCATCACCATCACCATCACCACGATCATGACCACGTGCATGCCGAATATCCGCATGCCAAACACCCGCTGGGGCCGGAAA
- a CDS encoding DUF6732 family protein, with translation MKAIYSVVASGSVLLAAPAQAHIGHLGELAGHDHWIALGALGAAGAIALIAGLKGKKKDPEAETESETDEEPSEEELQEA, from the coding sequence ATGAAAGCTATCTATTCTGTTGTTGCATCCGGCAGCGTCCTGTTGGCCGCGCCCGCACAGGCGCATATCGGCCATCTGGGCGAACTTGCCGGTCACGATCACTGGATCGCGCTGGGCGCTTTGGGCGCCGCAGGGGCGATTGCGCTGATTGCCGGTCTGAAGGGCAAGAAAAAAGACCCCGAGGCCGAAACCGAATCTGAAACCGATGAAGAGCCTAGCGAAGAAGAGCTGCAGGAAGCTTAA